Sequence from the Haladaptatus cibarius D43 genome:
CCCAGTTTCCGCGGTGATACGGCGGGTAGGTGTAGCCCCTGAGGGCGTTCTCGGAGTAGAGTTTGAGCATCCGCGCGGTAGCCTCGTGGCTGGCTCTTTTATAATTTATTTAATTCTATTATAAAATATCGCCATTTCCTATCGCCTCGATGTCTGTGGCAGGTCATCATTCCTTTCGGCAACCAATGCGTCAAGAAGCCCAAGGTCGAGATACTCGTATAGTAGTGTCTAGGTAGTGATTTCGACTTGCTATTGTCCGAATGCGTAGAGACCATCGACTGCCTGAACCAGAATCCCATCATCAATTATTGTTGGTGGTGAGCGAGTGCCGCTCGCTAGTACGTCGCCCTCAATGACAACATCTGGGAATTCATACGACCAATGTTTCTCCCCAGTTGAGCGATTTAGCGCAAACAATTGGGAGTCGGCGTCAACATACACTGTTTCAGCATCCACACTTGGTATCATCGCTGTACCAATGTTCGCACGCCAAATTTGTTGTCCGTCTACAAGATCGGTAGCGGAAATCCCGCCATTATCTGATATAAAGGCGACATTATCACTAACTGCAATTCCATTACACGATTCGATCTGCTGTGACCATACTTTTTGCCCGTTACTAGCATGGAGGCACGTGATTGAATCTTGATTTCCATACAGCACAAACTGACCTGCAGCTACGGGATATGTATCGATAGAAGAACTTTGCGTGTATTTCCACTTCATATCTCCGTTTTTGGGTTCAACTGCAATTAAATTACCACTATCTATGTAATATAACGCCTGTCCACGTTGAAGTGCGACTTCCTTCGTTTCTGAAACAGTGTTTTTCCAGTACGTCTTTCCTGTATTTGCATCGATTGCTTTTACGACACCTTTCGTATCGTCAAATCCTAACGGTTCGGCTGAGATGTATATGACTGAATGATCAATAGCTGGCGCATATATATTTCTCACTGACAAATCAAATTTCCAGTTTTCTGTCCAGTCCCTCGTATTAACGGAAACGAGACTACTGGATGAAGAATACAGAACATTGTTGTTCGACAGTGCTGTCCAAGTACCATTTGAAATTCTGTATTTGTGTGCTATTTCGCCGGTTTGAATTTTTCTTGTGAGTAAAAATAACTGTCCCTCGTGTCGTTCGATGGTGTAGATTCGATTACCATTGATAATTGGCTCGCCTCCTTTTGCTCGTTTCCAGTATACTGAACCATCGCTTGAAACGCCGTTAACATCATCACTGTGTCCTGTCTTTGTTGCATCAAATTGGAATTGTGGCCAGTGGCCGGTCGTTTTGAGATGCTTGTTAAACTCTGATTTTGGCGTGTTCGAGACTTCCGTTGTTCGTTGAGTTTCGTTCTGTTCCGATGGTTTAGTTGTTCTAACCGTTGATGTGGCGGTTGGTGGTTGCTGGCTCGTTGATGTATCTGGCGAATCGCTTGACGAGTTTGTACATCCGGCCACAAATAGAGAACTTCCAAGAACAGCAAGTATTTTACGTCTGTTTTTACTGACCATATTGCTGTAATATAGCGCTCTGTTTTATATGTTTTCTGCAAAGAATAGGGGAAGAGACTATTTACAAGAGAAGTAGGTATCTACCTTTACCGTGCTATCGGGGTATGCAGAAACCGTCACATATTGATCATTCATAACACTGCCATTCACCATTCTAACTTCTGAACTATCAGTAGACCCACCAGGGATTGACGCTTCAATTCTATAGATGCCTTCTGTATTGAAAGCATCAAATTTTCCCTTGAATTTTACTTCTTCGAGTGGTGGATTCTCAGGCGAGTTAAGACCCTTAAGCGGATATGTTGATGTTAATACGGGGGATTCTGAACCCGTATTATATATTCTCACTATAATGTTCTTGACTGACTCTGTGTTGTTTGTAACCGAGATATCGAACGGTACAGGATGTCCACGGTACGTATCTGGCTCGTCACTTTCTCCACTGACTGATAGAGGAACAATTGCGAAGCTACCAGCGAGCATTCCGCTTCGAAGTATGTTTCTTCTTGTTGTCATTATTATATATTGTCCGGATCGTTATCGTTGTCGTAATCCCAGTGATTAACTGCACACTCACTCCAGCATAGTTCTATCTGAGATCGATTTCCATTTGGATCACCACATTCATTTATAGAACCATTGATACCCATTGGCGTTAAGCTATCTTTGGAACTATCATAGAATCCGACATCGTGATGCATTCCATCGCCTTCACCATCCTTTTCTCCATTAAATGATTGAAGTGAGTGACCTATCTCATGCATGACGGTACCCATGGCATCGTAGGAATCGATTGATTTGGATCTGTATCTATTATACGTTGATGGAAGATCTCCGAGGAATTTACCCGCGGAAATTCCGGCATGAAGATAATCTTTATCTCCAGATGTCTGACCGATGCCGCCACCCGGTGTACTACCATACGTTAAGAGAACCGTGCAGTTATTTGCCCGAACTCTATCAGTACTACAACTTGTCCAATCACTAAACCATTGAACTAGGTTATCGTATGATATTTCTTGATCAATACCATGACATGGATAGTTCGCTGTGAAACTATCCCGTATCGCAGATTGTGGTGCAGGAACAGTTTCTGTCGGTTCTAATATATCTACGTAGTAATCGGAACCATTTGAATACTCATTTCGAATTACTTCGAATGCTCCTTCAATGTACGTTTTTGCTCGACTCTGTGCACGGTAACCGTCTCCGTAATTATTGATACCCTCGTAGTGTACTCTATCAGATATGTACAATGCAATTTCCCATGTTACCATTTGTATTCCTCTTTACCAATATTCAATATTGGCAATTTAGTATTCAAATTTAAGAATTTATATATCTATTCATATATTCCAAGATTTAATATTTTGTATTATGTTCTAATATAGTGACAAACTGCAGTTAACTGTTTATCTTCGTTATCGGTCAGTACACCTATCGAAAACTTGGGAGAGGAAATCACCTGTTAGACAGTTGTTTCACCACACGCTGTCTTTGTTCATCTCTTCTACGACATCGGCGACTGCTGCATCTACTAAACCTATCCAAATCTCGTTGATCCGGTTGTAAAATGCTTCGATGCTAGCGATGCATGCCAGTCGTCCTCGATATCTTCGAGCTGTATAATCGCGCTTCTAATCTAATCAGTGCGAGGTTCTATCCGCCCTGTATTCCAGTTTCTGTTTGGATTTTGTGTGTTTATCAGTCAGAGTGCCGCAGGCATTTCGTCTCGATAGCGCTCTACGAGGGCACCCGGTAACCCGTCCAGCGCTGCGAGCGTGTAATTCTCTGTGCCGAACATCGCTTCGAGATTCGAGCGTTGAATGTTCCCGAAGCCAACACCGACCACGCCATGGCCGACTGTCCGTACCTCCTCGACCGCCGTCGTCGCGTCCATGAGCTTCACGGGCCGCCGTCGGTCACCATAAACAGTACCGACTCCTCGGTCGGAACTTGTTCCAGTTCCGCGGCTGTCTCGCGGACACCATCGCGGTGGGCGTCCCGCCGCCGGGCCCGCACTCGTCGAGGTCACTCCATGTCCACATCTCGTCTGATCCGGTCAGCACGGTCGTTCGTCGATGGATAGTAAGTATACAATACTAACCTTTCGAACTGATTGCACTCTATCCAATTCGCCCGAGAGAGAAAACGGTTTGTCCACAATTGCACTACTTGACCTATGCCATGTTGGCAGGCGAACTGGACTCACGTCACCAAAATCGACCCCGATAAATCTCTTCCAGACAGAGATACCTACGTCGAAGTCGCCGAGACCGGTACGGATGCGATCATTATCGGTGGCACGACGAGCGTTACCGAAGAACGTGTTCAGCCACTCCTCGACGCACTTGCCTCCACAGAGATCCCGGTGTATATCGAACCTACCTATCGGCCAACGATATTCGATCACGTCACCGTCGCTGGTTATCTTATTCCGGTCGTCCTGAACGCTGGTGACACGACATGGATAACAGGGGTGCACACGGAATGGGTGCGTTCAACAAAGATTATCGATTGGGAACACACCTTCCCCGAAGCGTACATCGTTCTGAACCCAGACTCGGCCGTCGCAACGTACAACCAAGCCAACTGCGACCTCAATGCAGCAGATGTCGCTGCTTACGCTGAAATCGCTGAACATCTCCTTGGCCAGGATACCGTCTATCTCGAATCCTCTGGTACTCTGAGTGAATCTGCCATCGTCGCGGCAGCACGGGATGCCCTGTCCTCAGCAACGCTATTCTACGGCGGTGGCATCTACGATTACGACTCAGCATACGAGATGGCGGCAGTCGCGGACACGGTTGTTGTCGGTGATCTCCTCCACGACGCTGGTGTCGAGGCAGTCGAGGCAACCGTTCGTGGAGCAAAAGATGCGCCGCATGAATCATAATCGTACCCTCTGATCTCAAGGAACGAGTGAAGTGATCGAGGGTGTGATTTTGCAGTCAGTCGCTCGGGGGTTAGTATAATATACTAATATTGGCAACCTGCTGGCGTATCAGCGTTCAACACTCCTGCTTCAATGGTAGAAAAACCGCATGAGCTAGATTTTAGACCCGAGTGAATTGGTCGGCGTTTACCGGGAAAATACTGCGACCGTAGAGTTTGATCAGATACGCGGCGAGAAACCACGAGAAGATTACCATCCAGCCACCGACATAGTTCGAAACGTCGAGGACATATAGGGCAATACCACCAGTTGTCCCGAGAACTAGTATCTGAATGAGACTCCCGACGAGAATGAGCTTGCCAATCCCAACGAGTACCGCGACGTGTCGGCAAAGCGTGTCTCGTGCGGTTTCGTTCGGTGCTTCAATCGATAATGGCGGGATTCGCATGGACTCATCCTCCATTTTCCTCGCCAGCAAGTGGATCACCAACTAACTCGTACAATGCTGTTTTCGCATGGATGTTTTCCAGGTACCCAGCAGCGGTGAGTATTCCGAGTCGGTTGTGGACGTATTGGCGCGAACGACCGATTTCGTCGACGATGTATGATTGTGTTGCCCGTCCCTCGCGGAGGAGTTCGAGAATTTCCTTATCGACGTTCGTGAGAGTGACTCTGCTGCTGGATTTGTCTGGGAGCATGTAGAACAGCCCTAGACCATGTCATAAATTGATTACGCACACACCGACTGAGCCCGGCCAGACACCGCAAACCAGTGTGTGCGTAAGGTATTTATCTAGCCCTCTAGATGTGGGAGTGAGTACAATGGATGAACAACAGCCGAAATCGCCCCAGAGACACATCTCTGCCCGATTTCACCGATTGACAGACGATTCGACCCAGCAATATCACGCACTGAAGCGCGTGATGGTCGGGGAATGTAGAGCGATCCCCACCCGCTCCATTCGTAGCACTGTCGGTATTGTCACTGCAACGTCAGCGTTTTCAGTGCCAGTGGCAGCCCAAGCCACCCAGGAGGCAAGCGACGTGATGTGCTCCTCCGGACTCGGCCCTGTCATTACGCTCGCGTTTGGGATGATCACGATGTCTTGCTAAGTCCTCGACGATTTCGGCCATCAGGTTGAACTCAGCTCGAAGCGCATTGAGTTCATCCACTTCTTCTCGAAGCATCTCCACTTCGTCGTGGAGCGTATCAAGTTGCTCCTGTTGCTGGTTGACCTTCTGTTTCAAACTCTCGACAGTTTCAGCGGTGGTCGTACTCTCTGCAATCTCCTCAGCAGCAGCGGAACCAGCGTCAGTGAGATGATATAGATTGGCCACTTCACCGTTATCAAGCCGTTCCTTCCTGCACAATGAGCTCCCACTCTTCTAATACAGAGAGGTGGTGCCGGATACTTCCCGGTGGAACGTCCCCGTAGGAACGAAGCTCACTGGTATTGGCTGACCCACCGTGATAGCGAAGGCCATCAAGCAACGTCCGACGATGGCCTCGAATCATCTCGTCTTCTTCTCTAGATTCTGGTTCTTCCATACGCCCATAAACGCTGATAACGCTAATAATTCTATTGCCGTTTAAGAGCATAAACGCGGATAATCGACCCCTCCCGACACATATAGCTGAAACACACCCCAAACAACAGCAGACAGACCAACCACCGAGTGACGAAGTACGAGATACAACGGCTGTGAGACAGCACAGGACAGTCACCAAGAACGACGAGTTCTGACAGTCCCTCTACCCAGACAGGACGACAAAACCCGATGAGCGACGATAGTGAGATGCTAGTGGATGCATTGGTTGGGTGCCCACTATCATCACGCAGATCTGGGTGCCAACACGGGTGCTATAGTGGGGGTGCCGTAGGAGAGACATCGAGGTTTCAATGAACGTACTGCCAGACTGTCCCCAAGAGGTGAGGGAAACCAACCCAAAGTTGGACAAAGCAACTCTGGACTGTCCGTTACCGACCAGCAGAACAGACGTTGGAAGAGTTACTGCCCGTGGGACTGTCATCAAAGTACCAGCGGGAGTTGGCTGTATCTGACGATGACTGAGGGGACTGTCCAGCGTGCTGCGACGAGGTGTAAAGTGGACTGGTTGAGGCCACCGGACTATCTTCCGTGAATCAACAGTAGGACTGTCAGTGGGGGTGAGTCAGTGAGACTGTCTATGAAGGCAAGAGTGATTGTGAGAGGAGAAGGCGTCTTCCGGTATAGTGTATAGCTGAGTTACTCTGGAAGTCTGGTGTGTCAATAGTGGACTATCAGGCTGGCTGGTGCTGGTTGTCTGTGATGGTGGGATTCACTTGAAAGACGGGGTGTTTCACGCTGGGGTGGGCACCCTGTGTCTGCCCGGCTGACTGTCCACTTGGTAGGTGGTCTATTCTTTAGCCGCCGAACTCGACTGCGGTAATCGTCTCAAGGCATTCGACACTGACATACCGATATTCAACGTCGTTTGTGAACCCATGGCTGGGCAGCAGTGATTCTGCAGCCCGTCCCGCTGGTTTGTCTGTAGTCAGCAAGACAACGGAGCCTGCTTGTCCGGTGTCGAAAAGCTGTGCTGCGAGGCCGATAAGCGCAGTATCCGTCTTTTCGATTGTATCCTCAGGTCGGTCCGTGTCGTTCGCGATAAACCGTCGAGCCGCATCCATCACCCGCGAAACTCGAGAATTGGTGTAATCGAGTTCATCGGCAATTTGGATCCATCCTTCGTCAACTCCCTCTTGCCAACGACTGTTGCTCGATGGATAGGCTTCGTCGTCAGGATCGCCACCGAGTTCTTCATACACGCGACGAGGGACGAGCAGCGAGATGCCAGCTTGTCGGACAGCGCGGCGAAGGCGTTGATACTTCTCGTTGTCCGGCCCGCCACACCGGACGAAGACACCCGTGTCTGCGATGTACGCTGTCATTCGTCGTCGGAGTGGGCACGGATGACTGGTTCGAGGGCCTGTAAGATGATCTCGGCTTCGAGTGGCGAGAGATCCTGTTCGCGAGCCATGATTCGATGATTGACGGTACCCTCCACGAACTCACGAGCGTACTCTAGGGCAGTTGCGAGGCCATCAATACCATGCCGGTCAATGTAGACGTCGATATCCTCGTTTTCTGTACGGCGCGCTGCAGCATCCACGAGTTCGTCCGTGATAGTTCGCGTCTCGCCGTCTGTCGTCAGCGTGAGCGAGAGCGGTTCGGCTTCGAATTCGTAGGGACGGTCATCTTCTTGCTTCGTCAGTAGTCCTGCAGCCTCGAGTTTTCGGACGTAGTCATAGGCGGTGCCCTGCGGAATGTCGAGTTCGGTGACGAAGTCCGCGACAGTAGCACCGTCAGAACGGAGCGCGTAAGTGTAGATTCGCGCCAGTGTTGGGTTCTCCAGTAGTTCGACCACTGTTTGGAGTTGCGCAATTGGTATCGAATTGGTGGAGGCAGCAGACTGTGCCATCGTAGTTATGAATTATGCATAACTCGTAATAGCTCTTCTGCTTGGGGTGCGTTACAGTGGAAATGGTGTTACAGAGAGTTAGTATAAGCTACTAACCCACGCAGGCTCTTGCGTGATGTAGGAGCGATAGAAATGACTTACGCAGAAGGCAGTGGGCCGCGAAAATCTTCCTCGTATCTATCCCTTATCGCGAGAACCACTTAAACGAGAATTGCTTAGTGACCGTTGCCCTCCTCAACACGGAGCGGCCCACCACACTCACCACAACTGTATTGCTCTGGGTTTCGCACCGTCTCCGACCGACGATACCGGGCAATCCGACCGCCACAGTCCTCGCAGACGAGCCACCACTTGGGTGTAGTGAAGCGTTCGCAGTGTTGCGAAGTATCGAGGTGGTCTGTCCAGCGGGCGAACGTTCGCCCGTGGTTCGCGTCACCGAACTCGTGATATTGCCAGGCGTGGATGAGTTCGTGCCGGACTGTGGAACTGAATTGCTCCCATCCGTGGTTTTCGTAGGCCGTCCAGGTCAGTGCAATCGTGATATCCTCTGTTGTCGGGTCGTACTTCGTATGCCCGCCTGTCGTTGGGCTCGATGTGAGACCTCCCAGTCGATCGTTTCGACCGGCAGCTCTGGGAAGTGCTCGGTGGCGACGTTCCTTGCGTGTTGCTGTGCTCGGTCGAGGAGGGCTGTCGGTGTTTCGGGCGTATCGTCAGTTGGTGCATCCGCGCTTTCGGTGAGCGTTCGCTGGTCGGTGATATCCGAGAACGTTAGTTGGCGTGCCATGGATAAAAAAGACTGAAGCGGTGGTTAGTTCGGCAGTTCTTTTCGTCCCGTTCGCACGCACGGCCAGCACGGGAAGTCACCGAGACCGTCACAGTCACAGTCTGCGGGTTCGACATCGTTGTCGTCATCCGACGGGAATGCGTCGAGCGTTCCCTCTCCGGTTGCGGTTTCGACGGCGGCCATGTGTTTGCAGAAGGCGTTGCAGAGAACGTAGTACGGTAATAAATCGAGTAAATGTATAAAGGTTATTTCGGTCCAAATTCGTTGGCTACTGCCTCAACGTGCTCTGAGATTTCCGTTGAGAGCTGCTCATTAACCATCACCTTGTCATAATCTGCCATGTGTCTGCAGATGATATTTCGAAGACCGACACGCCCACCAGCCGTTCGCGGATCCGCACTCGTTTCATACTGGACAACTTCCTCTCCCTCATAGATGACCGTATAACGGCATGGCTTCGAGACACCTATTGTCATTTCAACGGATAAGGATTCATCCAAATCAATAACGACCACTGTTACCACCGCACCTCATCGCCGACACTAAACTGTCCGGATTCAATTACGGACGCGTTGAGTCCGCCACGATGAACAAGGGCTTCAGAAAGTCCTTTCTCGCCGACGAGTGACTGCATATAACCACATGGTTCACAGAGTTGAATACCCTCGCAGAGAACATCGCCGACAGTGAATGTTTGGCCCACGAGGTGGTTGAGTGGGACATTTCGTGTCGTTACGTTTCGACGATGCGCACCTGACGGGATTTCGATACTTGCCTCCCGTTCAACCGATGCCAGTGCCTCGGCTTCAATGAAAGTAACGTCACTTGCCTCCTTCACCTCTCGATTCGGATCCTCGTCAAGGAAGTTCCAGAGCCCACGTTCCTCGAAGTACCGGTCGCCACGGAGTCCTCGTCCCGCAACTGCTTCCACGTCCGTTCGTGCCTGCATCGGATCACCACTGTCGGGAGCAATGTGAATCCCCTCAACTTGGCCGAGTTTCATACAGTTTCTTCGTGGAAGTGTCTATTGTAGATTTCGAGGACGGTGAAAATGTACATATTGGATGGACGGACGAGCCAGCGCTGCGCCCTGGCTCACTGTCTTCGTCTATTAGTATACCACGCAACGGCCCCAAGGAAGCATACTTCCCTACTTTCAGCCACTAGGACTCAAAAAATGCTATCGAATGATTTGCTGAGTCAGAGGACGTCGTGTTATTGAAACGGTGGTTCGTTCGGCAGTTCCATCCGTCCCGTTCGCACGCATGGCCAGCACGGGAAGTCACCTAGGCCATCGCAACCCTTCGTTGTTTCTCCATAACTCACCCGGTGCACTTATAGATATGAAAAACATATGAATTTGTGTAATGTCACAGGATACACGGCGCGTCGGTGACCGGGGACAAGTCACGATCCCAAAGTGGATTCGAGAGCAAGAAGATATCCACGGGGGAGACGAGGTCATCGTTGAGCGTGAGGACGGCAAAATCGTGATCCGGAAGCCGAATGGCGTTGACCATGAGGAACTCGCGAAAGCATACAAGGACAACGCCGAACAAGCACGAGAAATAAATGAGGAATGGGAAGGGGCATCGAGAGAGGCAAACGGCTACCTATGAGCGTCTCTCGCGGTGATATTGTTCTCGTAAATCTTGATCCCACAAAAGGCTCCGAAATCAAAAAGACTCGTCCAGCAGTTGTTATCCAAAACGATACTGGCAATCAGTATTCGCCTACAACAATCGTTGCCCCGATGACAACGACACTCTCACAATATCCGTTTGTGGTTATTCTTCGTGCAAGCGACGAAGATATCGACAAGGATTCTGCTGTCCAACTCGATCAAATACGGACGGTTGATATTGAAAAGCGTATTGAGCGAACCTTTGGGCAGGTCAGTGACGAAAAAATGGCTGAAATCGATGCGGCGATCAAAGTGAGTCTCGGGTTAGACTGAAATCGTCGCTATTTACCGGGTATCGGCTTTTTCAAGATATGCGGTTCAGGGACAGAATCGGTGGTTAGTTCGACAGTTCTTTTCGTCCCGTTTGCACGCATGGCCAGCACGGGAAGTCACCGAGGCCGTCACAGTCGCAGTCTTCGGGTTCGGCATCGCCTTCGTTCTCCTCCGACGGGAAGGCGTCGAGCGTCCCATCGTCAGTTGCGTTTTCGACGGCGGCCATGTGTTTGCAGTAGGCGTTCCGGTGGACGTGATGCGGGCACGTGCAGGCCATCAGGTCGTCGGTCACGTCATCGATAGAGACGGTGTACTGGTGGTCTGCAGGGTTCTCGTGGCTCTCGTTAGTGACTCCAACGAGTCCGGGGGCATCGACGTCGAAGGAAAATTGTTCCCACTGTGCGCGTTTCTGTGCTGTCTCGTCAGCTTCAAGTTCACTAGGCGATTTCGTTGACATGGTCTTTCCACGTAGGTTTTGGAAGACCAGTGCCGGGTGTTGCAAGCACCCGGCGCGTTTCTACACGCCCGAGGATACCGTTCTTCCCACCATATCCTATGTGGGATGAGGTATTAAAGATTACAGTATCCTACGTAGGATCTAGTATTAAGTAGATGGCTGCAATACTATGGGCTATGACTGAGAACGAGAGTGGGCGCGACGAACAGGGGCGATTTGCGGAGCAGACGAGTGATGAGGATATTCTTCGGGTGATTCGTGAGTCGGAGTTTCCGGCAGTGACCGCTCGGTGGGTTGCAGACACGGTCGAGATGGAACGCCGACCAGTGCATCAGCGGCTCAAGGATTTGCATGAAATGGATGAGTTAGAACGCGGGAAATTGAGTCCGCGGGTGGTTATCTGGTGGATTTCCAGAGAATAGCCACGAGGTTGGAAAACAGATCGTGATCATTACAGCACCGCCAACGGATCACGCAAAATTACGTTTCCTAACGGGAACGGTCGGGTGCTTGCTGGGCGGGTCGAACAAA
This genomic interval carries:
- a CDS encoding type II toxin-antitoxin system PemK/MazF family toxin, which codes for MSVSRGDIVLVNLDPTKGSEIKKTRPAVVIQNDTGNQYSPTTIVAPMTTTLSQYPFVVILRASDEDIDKDSAVQLDQIRTVDIEKRIERTFGQVSDEKMAEIDAAIKVSLGLD
- a CDS encoding DUF7437 domain-containing protein, whose protein sequence is MAQSAASTNSIPIAQLQTVVELLENPTLARIYTYALRSDGATVADFVTELDIPQGTAYDYVRKLEAAGLLTKQEDDRPYEFEAEPLSLTLTTDGETRTITDELVDAAARRTENEDIDVYIDRHGIDGLATALEYAREFVEGTVNHRIMAREQDLSPLEAEIILQALEPVIRAHSDDE
- a CDS encoding PQQ-binding-like beta-propeller repeat protein, with product MVSKNRRKILAVLGSSLFVAGCTNSSSDSPDTSTSQQPPTATSTVRTTKPSEQNETQRTTEVSNTPKSEFNKHLKTTGHWPQFQFDATKTGHSDDVNGVSSDGSVYWKRAKGGEPIINGNRIYTIERHEGQLFLLTRKIQTGEIAHKYRISNGTWTALSNNNVLYSSSSSLVSVNTRDWTENWKFDLSVRNIYAPAIDHSVIYISAEPLGFDDTKGVVKAIDANTGKTYWKNTVSETKEVALQRGQALYYIDSGNLIAVEPKNGDMKWKYTQSSSIDTYPVAAGQFVLYGNQDSITCLHASNGQKVWSQQIESCNGIAVSDNVAFISDNGGISATDLVDGQQIWRANIGTAMIPSVDAETVYVDADSQLFALNRSTGEKHWSYEFPDVVIEGDVLASGTRSPPTIIDDGILVQAVDGLYAFGQ
- a CDS encoding SprT-like domain-containing protein produces the protein MGGLTSSPTTGGHTKYDPTTEDITIALTWTAYENHGWEQFSSTVRHELIHAWQYHEFGDANHGRTFARWTDHLDTSQHCERFTTPKWWLVCEDCGGRIARYRRSETVRNPEQYSCGECGGPLRVEEGNGH
- a CDS encoding AbrB/MazE/SpoVT family DNA-binding domain-containing protein, with the translated sequence MSQDTRRVGDRGQVTIPKWIREQEDIHGGDEVIVEREDGKIVIRKPNGVDHEELAKAYKDNAEQAREINEEWEGASREANGYL
- a CDS encoding winged helix-turn-helix transcriptional regulator; the protein is MLPDKSSSRVTLTNVDKEILELLREGRATQSYIVDEIGRSRQYVHNRLGILTAAGYLENIHAKTALYELVGDPLAGEENGG
- a CDS encoding MOSC domain-containing protein is translated as MQARTDVEAVAGRGLRGDRYFEERGLWNFLDEDPNREVKEASDVTFIEAEALASVEREASIEIPSGAHRRNVTTRNVPLNHLVGQTFTVGDVLCEGIQLCEPCGYMQSLVGEKGLSEALVHRGGLNASVIESGQFSVGDEVRW
- a CDS encoding phosphoglycerol geranylgeranyltransferase, giving the protein MPCWQANWTHVTKIDPDKSLPDRDTYVEVAETGTDAIIIGGTTSVTEERVQPLLDALASTEIPVYIEPTYRPTIFDHVTVAGYLIPVVLNAGDTTWITGVHTEWVRSTKIIDWEHTFPEAYIVLNPDSAVATYNQANCDLNAADVAAYAEIAEHLLGQDTVYLESSGTLSESAIVAAARDALSSATLFYGGGIYDYDSAYEMAAVADTVVVGDLLHDAGVEAVEATVRGAKDAPHES
- a CDS encoding SWIM zinc finger family protein; its protein translation is MSTKSPSELEADETAQKRAQWEQFSFDVDAPGLVGVTNESHENPADHQYTVSIDDVTDDLMACTCPHHVHRNAYCKHMAAVENATDDGTLDAFPSEENEGDAEPEDCDCDGLGDFPCWPCVQTGRKELSN